The genomic window GGCATCTTCAGCTTACTAGTACCAAGCACGTCTGAGCCTTCATGAGTATCTAAGCCAAGCGGGTAAATACAAGGACATGTGCAAGCAGTTATACAAATGGATTCTTGTTACCGGTCAGACGCAGAATATGACCACCCGTGTATCACTCCAGCCTCAAAGTTTGTCCCTGCCACCCATGCACGCCACACCTCCTTCACCATACTGTCTTGTCGTACTTCGAAGATATCTTTCCATGATGGTATTAGAGCTTTTGCACCAAACCCTGTTAGTATACGGTTATTTATACTATTGAGCACACGATATCGACTCAAATATAATACAGTGACACAAAAACTATCTATCAAGGGGTATCCGAAACGGATGCGCTTCCGTGTTGAATACAAAGTCATCCAAACTGACTAGACTCGGGTCGCTGAAAATTAGGTAAAAGTACTTGAGCGTCTCCGCCATCCAGAAGCTCTCCATGCTGTCTTCTTTCTCTGGCGGATTCTTCATGACATCTCGGATCGCGGCGTTAGCAAACTCTGTCTGAGTGCTGTTCTCAATCGCCTGGAACATGTCCCATGCTATGTCTTGATAGCGGCGCTCGCCTGTAATACGGTACATGTAGAAGACGGACTCAATTGTCTCCGGTCGGAGAATGTATCGGCCATCTGGGACGCTGCTGAAGGGATCTGATTCCGATTTTGAGCTGGGTTTCGAGACGTACTCGCATTCGGACAATGTCGGACAGGCCTCTAGTGTATAAAGCTCCGGCATGATGCCGTTGGGTGCATTTTTGTATGCCCAAGCGCAACCGTCGGTAAGTCTGCGACCAGTCTCGAGATGGGTGTGGTTTTCGAATATTTGCCCACCAAGAGCTAGCATTCCTCCTGCAAAACAGATCAAATGCTGTCCGATGTTATCTTTCTTCCCATCGTTGTTGCCAGTCGCAACCAGTATATCAGCCTTGTCTTCCACCATTGGCCGAAACAGCGTGTGTTCAATTGCCGTCGCCATCGAATATTCGTACATTTTACGATACTGTGCTCCCACAGTACCTTTTCCGCTTAGCAGTTGATACATCTTGGGGAGATACTCGTACGTTGAATCAGCCATGGCGCCCAAGGTGAACCCCGAACTCCCCGTCAGGTCAGGCTTCGACATATCCACCACAACCGGCCACATGCCTGGAAGCTTTGTTTTTCCCTGCTGGCTGTCCAATACGTCGGTTACCCTTGATATAGCATCAAAGTAACGCATATCTCCAGTAAGCTGCGAGAGGCGGCTGAACTCCAAGCCTGCTGAGGAATGCTCCGCTATCAGTCCTGATTGCATCGGTAGCTGCTCTTCTCCAGCGGCAGCTTTTACTGTATTCCATCTAGAGACTGGCATTCTGTTCGATGTGTCGAATGAGGCATACGCCATATCAGCGACCTCAAGAGCCTTCCTGAGCAGACGCGAGTCGTGGCAACCGGAAATGTCGTATGCACCTATGAAGCCACCTAGGTACCGTATGATGATCTCAAACATGTTCACATCGCCGGAACCGCTTGGACTAAAGTCAATTTGTAGGGCAGCGTCAACTGCTTCTGCGAACTCGGCCTCCATGCCCATGATCCAGAGAGTGTCTAGGCTGTCAACTAGTGTTGCCCCCCATCCTCCAAAAGTGGTTCTGGCGCTCCCTGAAATAGGAGTGAGCTCGTCTTGAGTCCATGCTCTGTCTCTGTACGACTGCCAGCCTCTTT from Ascochyta rabiei chromosome 2, complete sequence includes these protein-coding regions:
- a CDS encoding Mannosyl-oligosaccharide 1,2-alpha-mannosidase, translating into MAACSESNIASSHACPTVPPSTALQPDTQDRFDWRAIPVHHPVDKYVQLPSEESVPKKPIQHTFESPTSEAKAEIVRRQTAVKRVFKRGWQSYRDRAWTQDELTPISGSARTTFGGWGATLVDSLDTLWIMGMEAEFAEAVDAALQIDFSPSGSGDVNMFEIIIRYLGGFIGAYDISGCHDSRLLRKALEVADMAYASFDTSNRMPVSRWNTVKAAAGEEQLPMQSGLIAEHSSAGLEFSRLSQLTGDMRYFDAISRVTDVLDSQQGKTKLPGMWPVVVDMSKPDLTGSSGFTLGAMADSTYEYLPKMYQLLSGKGTVGAQYRKMYEYSMATAIEHTLFRPMVEDKADILVATGNNDGKKDNIGQHLICFAGGMLALGGQIFENHTHLETGRRLTDGCAWAYKNAPNGIMPELYTLEACPTLSECEYVSKPSSKSESDPFSSVPDGRYILRPETIESVFYMYRITGERRYQDIAWDMFQAIENSTQTEFANAAIRDVMKNPPEKEDSMESFWMAETLKYFYLIFSDPSLVSLDDFVFNTEAHPFRIPLDR